In Nocardia higoensis, one genomic interval encodes:
- a CDS encoding MarR family winged helix-turn-helix transcriptional regulator — MDGHQRLMATLNRQLLRDNDLTFGEYRILVLLSEAPGHALRMSELADGVQSSRSRLTHQIRGMESRGLVRRSSCPRDGRGVLAQLTDIGLRILRTAAPGHVAAVRRHFVDLLDADQLDTIHQVFTRVDGTTAAPTA; from the coding sequence ATGGACGGCCACCAACGTCTCATGGCCACCCTCAACCGTCAGCTCCTGCGTGACAACGACCTCACCTTCGGCGAGTACCGGATCCTGGTCCTGCTGTCCGAGGCACCCGGCCACGCCCTGCGCATGAGCGAACTCGCCGACGGCGTCCAGTCCTCGCGCAGCCGCCTCACCCACCAGATCCGCGGCATGGAGTCACGCGGGCTGGTCCGCCGCTCCTCCTGCCCGCGCGACGGCCGCGGTGTCCTCGCTCAGCTCACCGACATCGGTCTGCGCATCCTGCGCACCGCCGCCCCGGGCCACGTGGCCGCCGTCCGCCGCCACTTCGTCGACCTCCTCGACGCCGACCAACTCGACACCATCCACCAGGTGTTCACCCGGGTCGACGGCACCACAGCCGCCCCGACCGCCTGA